The following are encoded in a window of Mycobacterium vicinigordonae genomic DNA:
- the pgsA gene encoding CDP-diacylglycerol--glycerol-3-phosphate 3-phosphatidyltransferase produces MSGQPQTGQIEGRARIANLANILTLSRLVLVPIFLYALFYGDGHHTYARIVAWAIFAVACITDRFDGLLARNYGMATEFGAFIDPIADKILIGSALISLSMLGELPWWVTVVIMARELAITALRLAVIRRGVIPASWGGKLKTVVQAVAIGLFVLPLSGALHTAAVVVMGLAIVLTLVTGIDYVASTVREIRHTRQAG; encoded by the coding sequence GTGTCGGGGCAGCCGCAGACGGGTCAAATCGAAGGCCGTGCCCGCATCGCGAACCTCGCCAACATCCTGACGCTGTCGCGACTAGTGCTCGTCCCGATCTTCCTGTACGCCCTGTTCTATGGCGACGGACACCACACCTACGCACGAATCGTGGCGTGGGCGATCTTCGCCGTCGCCTGCATCACTGACCGGTTCGACGGGTTGCTGGCCCGCAATTACGGGATGGCGACCGAATTCGGCGCGTTCATTGATCCGATCGCCGACAAGATCCTCATCGGGTCGGCGCTGATCAGCCTGTCGATGCTGGGCGAGTTGCCGTGGTGGGTGACGGTGGTGATCATGGCCCGCGAATTGGCCATCACGGCCTTGCGATTGGCCGTCATTCGTCGAGGCGTCATCCCGGCCAGTTGGGGCGGCAAGCTCAAGACGGTGGTTCAGGCGGTGGCGATCGGCTTGTTCGTGTTGCCGCTCTCAGGCGCGCTGCATACCGCCGCCGTGGTGGTGATGGGGCTTGCGATCGTGCTCACCTTGGTCACCGGAATCGATTACGTTGCCTCGACGGTCCGCGAAATTCGGCACACCAGGCAGGCCGGCTAG
- a CDS encoding (2Fe-2S)-binding protein — translation MDISAQLAEISGYGGFFAVTVGGDPSGWHPVTTSYADGFTDLIEATNARLASPEPRIGTSLVHLGHAARLWSPVLACVLAHGVLPDLTDLQRADGSAQLRLPEPVGETAPPAPELLYRVVVQDHMERVAAGLRADLAPGLRYGNIASALAGTARMLLAARPDLRGPITRMTVALLDTGELAGTGEIVGPDLGFRRNSCCLYYRVPAGGKCGDCAL, via the coding sequence ATGGACATCTCCGCACAGCTCGCCGAAATCTCCGGGTACGGAGGTTTTTTCGCGGTAACAGTGGGCGGCGACCCATCGGGATGGCACCCCGTCACCACGTCCTACGCCGACGGCTTCACCGATCTGATCGAGGCGACCAACGCCCGCCTGGCCAGCCCCGAGCCCCGAATCGGCACTTCACTGGTGCACCTGGGCCACGCCGCCCGGCTATGGTCGCCCGTGTTGGCCTGTGTGCTGGCCCACGGCGTGCTGCCCGACCTGACCGACCTGCAACGGGCCGACGGCAGCGCCCAACTGCGCCTACCCGAACCCGTCGGCGAAACCGCACCGCCCGCACCCGAACTCCTGTACCGCGTCGTCGTGCAGGACCATATGGAGCGAGTCGCAGCCGGTCTTCGAGCCGACCTGGCCCCCGGTCTGCGCTACGGCAATATCGCCTCCGCACTCGCCGGAACCGCGAGAATGCTGCTCGCGGCACGGCCTGACCTCCGCGGACCGATCACCCGCATGACCGTCGCCCTGCTGGATACCGGCGAACTAGCCGGAACCGGCGAGATCGTCGGTCCCGATCTGGGCTTCCGGCGCAACAGTTGCTGCCTCTACTATCGCGTTCCCGCCGGTGGCAAATGCGGTGATTGCGCGCTGTAA
- the pspM gene encoding phage shock envelope stress response protein PspM, translated as MAPKSNQRTQWRALLQRGFDTFADLTGLVAQKINAVTDPRARMLRRRRRALRWAWIFTFGCLFWAAVTAGLAAWGWFTLLLQITGAIAVIMVIPATLLFFRYRWLKAEPLPSQRLTSIRRLPAPGSAARPAMYALGASERGFFSLLGVIERGALLPDGEIADLTAAANRTSAAMGATAAQVVSMERAAHTSDSSREYLVPTINAYTAQLAAGVRQYNEMVTAAAQLVSAANGDGSGDFVSLTQQRYREELAGATDRLAAWAQAFDELGGLRRA; from the coding sequence ATGGCCCCGAAGTCGAATCAACGTACGCAGTGGCGGGCGCTGCTGCAGCGTGGATTCGATACCTTTGCCGATTTGACCGGCCTGGTCGCGCAGAAGATTAACGCGGTGACCGATCCGCGGGCCCGGATGCTGCGCCGGCGCCGCCGCGCGCTGCGCTGGGCCTGGATCTTTACCTTCGGGTGCCTGTTTTGGGCCGCGGTGACGGCGGGACTGGCTGCCTGGGGTTGGTTCACGCTGCTGCTGCAGATCACCGGTGCGATCGCGGTCATCATGGTGATTCCCGCGACCCTGCTGTTCTTCCGCTACCGCTGGTTGAAAGCCGAACCATTGCCGTCCCAGCGGCTGACCAGCATCCGGCGGCTACCGGCTCCGGGGTCCGCCGCCCGGCCGGCGATGTACGCGCTGGGCGCCTCCGAGCGAGGGTTCTTTTCACTGCTGGGCGTGATAGAGCGCGGGGCACTGCTGCCCGACGGGGAGATCGCCGACCTGACCGCTGCCGCTAACCGGACATCGGCGGCGATGGGCGCCACCGCCGCGCAGGTGGTGTCGATGGAACGGGCCGCGCACACGTCTGATTCGTCGCGGGAGTACCTGGTGCCGACCATCAACGCCTACACCGCGCAGCTGGCCGCCGGCGTGCGCCAGTACAACGAAATGGTTACTGCCGCAGCACAATTGGTATCGGCAGCGAACGGTGACGGTTCGGGCGATTTCGTTTCGCTCACCCAGCAGCGGTACCGCGAGGAACTCGCCGGCGCGACCGACCGGCTGGCCGCTTGGGCGCAGGCGTTCGACGAACTCGGCGGGCTGCGCCGAGCCTGA
- a CDS encoding SDR family oxidoreductase, with product MRENRVGLSHLVTGATGNIGRRVATELVRRGERTRVFVRDRDKARGIFGDGVDARIGDLTDSASLSQALEGVTVLFLVTAGPDLAKVDQNAAEIARRAGVRTVVKLSTYDVGPGVGTGAWHQEGEAAIRNSGLGFTFVQPSGFMDNFLNWAASIRAQGVVSCCAGEGRIPFIHSDDIAAVVVEAMVNPDYVGRSLPITGPEALNFAEMTAIVGATIGRELSFQSISPAEDHRQQAAWGTPEPLIQARLGIFQAIRAGRLAGVTTTVASVLGREPISFGRWAEQNATAFVRQPAAD from the coding sequence ATGCGCGAAAATAGGGTCGGGCTTTCGCATTTGGTCACGGGAGCTACCGGCAACATTGGCCGCCGGGTGGCCACGGAACTTGTTCGGCGGGGCGAGCGAACCCGTGTCTTTGTCCGCGACCGCGATAAGGCTCGGGGGATCTTTGGAGACGGCGTTGATGCCCGAATCGGCGATCTCACCGATTCGGCCTCGTTGTCACAGGCGCTGGAGGGCGTCACTGTGTTGTTCTTGGTGACCGCGGGTCCAGACCTTGCCAAGGTCGATCAGAACGCCGCCGAGATCGCGAGGCGGGCCGGGGTGCGAACGGTGGTGAAGCTATCCACGTACGACGTTGGGCCCGGCGTCGGAACAGGTGCTTGGCACCAGGAAGGGGAAGCTGCGATCCGCAACAGCGGGCTGGGGTTCACCTTCGTCCAGCCGTCCGGTTTCATGGACAACTTTCTGAACTGGGCAGCGTCGATCAGAGCCCAAGGAGTGGTCAGCTGCTGCGCCGGCGAGGGCAGGATTCCGTTCATCCATTCCGATGACATCGCTGCCGTCGTTGTCGAGGCGATGGTCAACCCCGACTACGTGGGGCGGTCGCTGCCAATCACCGGGCCCGAAGCCCTGAACTTCGCCGAGATGACCGCCATAGTCGGTGCGACCATTGGGCGAGAACTCAGCTTCCAGTCGATATCCCCGGCCGAGGATCATCGTCAGCAGGCCGCATGGGGCACCCCGGAGCCCCTGATCCAAGCCCGGCTTGGCATCTTCCAGGCAATCCGGGCCGGCCGGCTCGCCGGTGTCACCACGACTGTCGCGTCGGTTCTCGGCCGCGAACCGATTTCGTTTGGACGCTGGGCAGAGCAGAACGCGACCGCGTTCGTTCGACAACCCGCCGCGGACTAA
- a CDS encoding DUF3046 domain-containing protein, whose translation MRLTEFNERVVLRFGAAYGASVLVDHVLTGFGGRTAAQAIEDGVEPRDVWRALCADFDVPRDQW comes from the coding sequence GTGCGGCTGACGGAGTTCAACGAGCGCGTGGTGTTGCGCTTTGGTGCCGCCTACGGCGCGTCGGTACTGGTCGACCACGTTTTGACCGGGTTCGGCGGGCGCACGGCCGCGCAGGCGATCGAGGACGGGGTAGAGCCGCGGGATGTGTGGCGAGCGTTGTGCGCGGACTTCGACGTGCCGCGCGATCAGTGGTGA
- a CDS encoding limonene-1,2-epoxide hydrolase family protein: MTELTQTTNDNIRTVEGFLYALQDQDFETVDAALDDNLVYENVGFSTIRGGRRVVKLFRKMQGRMGFEVKFHRVAADGDAVLTERTDVLVFGPLRIQFWVCGVFEVRNGRITLWRDYFDVFDMLKATLRGVAGMVIPSLRPTL; the protein is encoded by the coding sequence ATGACCGAGCTGACACAGACAACCAATGACAACATTCGCACGGTCGAGGGATTCTTGTATGCGCTACAGGATCAGGATTTCGAGACCGTGGACGCCGCCCTTGACGACAACCTCGTTTACGAGAATGTCGGGTTTTCGACGATTCGCGGCGGTCGCCGCGTGGTGAAACTGTTCCGCAAGATGCAGGGCCGGATGGGTTTCGAGGTGAAATTCCACCGGGTGGCCGCCGACGGTGACGCGGTGCTCACCGAACGCACCGATGTCCTGGTCTTCGGGCCGCTGCGGATTCAGTTCTGGGTGTGCGGGGTGTTCGAGGTGCGCAACGGGCGAATCACGCTGTGGCGCGACTACTTCGACGTCTTCGACATGCTCAAGGCGACACTGCGCGGTGTGGCCGGGATGGTCATCCCGTCGCTGCGCCCGACGCTGTAA
- the clgR gene encoding transcriptional regulator ClgR codes for MTSLVREVIGDVLRGARTSQGRTLREVSDSARVSLGYLSEVERGRKEPSSELLNSICDALQVPLSQVLIDAGERMAGEERCARREATAATIDASTKVVIPPVVALAVA; via the coding sequence ATGACGTCACTGGTGCGCGAGGTCATTGGCGACGTGCTGCGGGGGGCTCGGACATCTCAGGGCCGAACGCTGCGCGAAGTGTCCGATTCGGCGCGGGTGAGCCTCGGGTACCTCTCCGAAGTGGAGCGCGGGCGCAAAGAACCCTCCAGCGAGTTGCTCAACTCGATCTGCGATGCGCTGCAGGTCCCGTTGTCGCAGGTCCTCATCGATGCTGGCGAGCGGATGGCCGGTGAAGAGCGCTGCGCCCGCCGCGAGGCGACCGCCGCCACCATCGATGCCAGCACCAAGGTCGTCATCCCGCCGGTGGTCGCGCTGGCCGTCGCCTGA
- the recX gene encoding recombination regulator RecX, whose translation MTASCPPPSTSESSRRDEQARAVCLRLLTARARTRAELAGQLTKKGYPDDVSNRVLDRLAAVGLVDDADFAEQWVRSRRTNAGKSKRALAAELRTKGVDNEVISGVLGGIDAGAERAQAEQLVRTRLRRELLGDDDTKLTRRLVGMLARRGYSQTVACEAVLAELAAERERRRV comes from the coding sequence ATGACAGCGTCCTGCCCGCCCCCGTCGACTTCTGAGTCGTCTCGCCGCGATGAGCAGGCGCGGGCCGTGTGCTTGCGCTTGCTCACCGCACGAGCGCGCACCAGAGCCGAACTGGCCGGTCAGCTAACCAAGAAGGGTTATCCCGACGACGTCAGCAACCGGGTACTCGACCGGCTGGCCGCCGTGGGCCTGGTCGACGACGCAGACTTCGCCGAGCAGTGGGTGCGGTCCCGGCGGACGAACGCGGGCAAGAGTAAGCGTGCGTTGGCCGCCGAGCTGCGCACCAAAGGCGTCGACAACGAGGTGATCAGCGGGGTACTCGGCGGGATCGATGCCGGTGCCGAGCGGGCGCAAGCCGAGCAGCTGGTGCGGACTCGGCTGCGTCGCGAGTTGCTGGGCGACGACGACACCAAGCTGACCCGCAGGTTGGTCGGGATGCTGGCCCGCCGCGGGTACAGCCAGACCGTCGCATGCGAGGCGGTGCTGGCCGAGTTGGCTGCCGAACGGGAGCGTCGGCGGGTCTAG
- the recA gene encoding recombinase RecA, protein MAQAPDREKALELAMAQIEKSYGKGSVMRLGDEVRQPISVIPTGSIALDVALGIGGLPRGRVIEIYGPESSGKTTVALHAVANAQAAGGVAAFIDAEHALDPDYAKKLGVDTDSLLVSQPDTGEQALEIADMLIRSGALDILVIDSVAALVPRAELEGEMGDSHVGLQARLMSQALRKMTGALNNSGTTAIFINQLREKIGVMFGSPETTTGGKALKFYASVRMDVRRIETLKDGTNAVGNRTRVKIVKNKVSPPFKQAEFDILYGRGISREGSLIDMGVDQGFIRKAGAWFTYEGEQLGQGKENARNFLLENGEVANEIEKKIKEKLGIGAVVTDDSVLPAPVDF, encoded by the coding sequence ATGGCACAAGCCCCTGATCGCGAGAAGGCTCTCGAACTGGCGATGGCCCAGATCGAAAAGAGTTACGGCAAAGGCTCGGTGATGCGCCTCGGTGACGAGGTGCGTCAGCCGATTTCGGTCATCCCGACGGGGTCCATCGCGCTGGACGTCGCCCTGGGCATCGGCGGCCTGCCCCGTGGCCGGGTCATCGAAATCTACGGCCCGGAGTCCTCGGGTAAGACCACCGTGGCCCTGCATGCGGTGGCCAACGCCCAGGCCGCTGGCGGAGTCGCGGCGTTCATCGACGCCGAACACGCGCTAGACCCGGATTACGCCAAGAAGCTCGGCGTCGACACTGATTCGCTGTTGGTCAGTCAGCCTGACACGGGGGAGCAGGCGCTCGAGATCGCCGACATGCTGATCCGCTCGGGTGCGCTGGACATCCTGGTCATCGACTCGGTGGCCGCACTGGTGCCGCGCGCGGAGCTCGAAGGCGAGATGGGGGACAGCCACGTCGGGTTGCAGGCCCGTCTGATGAGCCAGGCGTTGCGGAAAATGACTGGCGCGCTCAATAATTCGGGCACCACCGCGATCTTCATCAACCAGCTGCGCGAAAAGATCGGCGTGATGTTCGGGAGTCCTGAGACGACGACCGGCGGTAAAGCGCTGAAGTTCTACGCGTCGGTGCGCATGGATGTGCGGCGGATCGAGACGCTCAAGGACGGGACCAATGCCGTCGGTAACCGCACCCGGGTCAAGATCGTCAAGAACAAAGTGTCGCCGCCGTTCAAGCAGGCCGAGTTCGACATTCTCTACGGCAGGGGTATCAGCAGGGAAGGCTCACTGATCGACATGGGAGTCGACCAGGGCTTCATCCGCAAGGCCGGGGCCTGGTTCACCTACGAGGGCGAACAGCTCGGCCAGGGCAAGGAGAACGCCCGCAACTTCCTGTTGGAGAACGGCGAAGTGGCCAACGAGATCGAGAAGAAAATCAAGGAAAAGCTCGGCATTGGTGCAGTGGTGACCGATGACAGCGTCCTGCCCGCCCCCGTCGACTTCTGA
- a CDS encoding glycosyltransferase codes for MRVAVVAGPDPGHSFPAIALCQQFRAAGDTPTLLTGVEWLQAAGAVGINAVELDGLVATDEDEDAGARIHRRAARMAQLIAPTLRELAPDLVVSDVITSGGGMAAELLGIPWVELNPHPLYLPSKGLPPIGSGLAPGAGVRGRLRDAVMRALTARSVRAGLRQRAAVRLEIGLPADDPGPLRRLIATLPALEVPRPDWPDEAVVVGPLHFEPTKQVLQIPAGSGPVVMVAPSTAATGTVGLAELALETLIPGDTLPEGARLVVSRLGGADLTLPPWAVAGLGRQDELLAHTDLVVGGGGHGLVAKALLAAVPLVVVPGGGDQWEMANRVVRQGSGRLVRPLTAQALVSAVGEVLGSPGYREAARRAADSGAQVADPVRVCHEALALAG; via the coding sequence ATGCGCGTCGCCGTGGTAGCCGGACCGGATCCCGGGCACTCGTTTCCGGCGATCGCGCTGTGCCAGCAATTCCGTGCGGCCGGTGACACCCCCACGCTTCTGACCGGCGTCGAATGGCTACAGGCCGCCGGTGCGGTCGGGATCAATGCCGTCGAGCTGGACGGTCTGGTGGCGACCGACGAGGACGAGGACGCCGGCGCCAGGATTCACCGGCGGGCGGCGCGGATGGCGCAGCTCATTGCGCCGACGTTGCGAGAGTTGGCGCCCGATCTGGTGGTGTCCGACGTCATCACCTCGGGTGGCGGCATGGCCGCAGAGCTGCTGGGCATTCCGTGGGTCGAACTCAACCCGCATCCGCTCTACCTGCCGTCGAAGGGGCTGCCACCGATCGGCAGCGGGCTGGCGCCGGGCGCCGGAGTTCGCGGTCGCCTGCGAGACGCCGTGATGCGCGCGCTGACGGCGCGGTCGGTGCGTGCGGGTCTGCGCCAGCGTGCCGCCGTGCGGCTCGAAATAGGACTGCCGGCCGACGATCCCGGGCCGTTGCGGCGGCTGATCGCCACGCTGCCGGCTTTGGAGGTGCCGCGTCCCGACTGGCCGGACGAAGCCGTAGTAGTAGGTCCGCTGCACTTTGAGCCGACCAAGCAGGTGCTGCAGATCCCTGCGGGATCGGGGCCGGTGGTGATGGTGGCACCGTCCACCGCGGCGACCGGCACCGTCGGGCTGGCCGAGCTGGCACTGGAAACCTTGATTCCGGGCGACACCCTGCCGGAAGGTGCGCGGCTGGTGGTGTCGCGCCTCGGCGGGGCTGACCTCACGCTGCCGCCGTGGGCGGTGGCGGGGTTAGGCCGGCAGGACGAGCTGCTGGCCCACACCGACCTAGTGGTCGGCGGAGGTGGACATGGTCTAGTGGCCAAGGCCTTGCTGGCCGCGGTGCCGCTGGTGGTGGTACCCGGAGGTGGCGATCAGTGGGAGATGGCCAACCGGGTGGTGCGCCAGGGCAGCGGGCGGCTTGTCCGCCCGCTGACCGCCCAGGCGCTCGTATCCGCGGTCGGCGAGGTGCTGGGGTCGCCGGGGTATCGCGAGGCCGCGCGGCGAGCTGCCGACAGCGGTGCGCAGGTGGCCGACCCGGTGCGGGTATGCCACGAAGCGCTTGCGTTGGCCGGGTAG
- a CDS encoding Lrp/AsnC family transcriptional regulator has translation MTDSISSPAVPTLDATDRRLLHALGINCRASFRQIAAVLGVSEQTAARRYRKLRDGGVVRVVMMQATNPADRGQLVRLEVAAPAARTIADVLARRPDVSWVRLMNAGTEILFGVRARARSERDLLLLDQLPRVGRILRIVVYSVLHHFRTPGEADWSGFPDRLQEHERRQLHTEFPPDMPTLGTKPSDRAIVDELADDGRASYARLAQVSGMSESAVARRLEVLMSAGALYGDVDISPELLGYPAGAALFLEVAPAAVPAVGALLAGHSQTAFVAAVGGPANLIASIRCRNVAEIYDYVTNTIGALEGVNRLEVSTVSRTIKHARTTTDEDRLTGIVVNPRNRRPAGRRTMAP, from the coding sequence ATGACAGATAGCATCAGCAGCCCAGCGGTCCCGACACTGGACGCGACCGACCGCCGGCTACTGCATGCCCTCGGGATCAACTGCCGTGCGTCGTTCCGCCAGATCGCGGCCGTCCTCGGGGTGTCCGAGCAGACGGCCGCACGTCGGTATCGCAAGCTGCGGGACGGGGGCGTGGTGCGGGTCGTGATGATGCAGGCAACGAATCCGGCCGATCGCGGACAGCTAGTGCGCCTCGAGGTCGCGGCCCCCGCAGCACGCACGATCGCTGATGTCCTCGCCCGCCGCCCAGACGTCTCCTGGGTGCGACTAATGAATGCGGGCACCGAGATCCTGTTCGGCGTTCGGGCCCGAGCCCGCTCCGAACGCGACCTGCTGCTCCTCGATCAGCTGCCGCGCGTCGGCCGGATCCTGCGGATTGTCGTCTATTCGGTGCTGCACCATTTCCGAACGCCGGGAGAGGCAGACTGGTCCGGATTTCCGGACCGACTACAGGAACACGAGCGCCGGCAACTGCACACCGAATTCCCGCCAGATATGCCGACATTGGGCACCAAGCCGTCCGACCGGGCGATCGTCGACGAACTTGCCGACGACGGAAGAGCCAGCTATGCGCGGCTAGCCCAGGTGAGTGGCATGTCCGAGTCGGCGGTGGCCAGACGCTTGGAGGTGCTGATGAGTGCAGGGGCCCTGTACGGCGATGTCGATATCTCTCCGGAACTGTTGGGGTATCCCGCCGGGGCGGCGTTGTTCCTCGAAGTGGCCCCTGCCGCTGTGCCAGCGGTTGGTGCGCTGTTGGCCGGTCATTCACAGACGGCGTTCGTCGCCGCCGTGGGTGGCCCGGCGAACCTGATCGCCTCAATCCGGTGCCGCAATGTCGCGGAGATCTACGACTACGTCACTAATACCATCGGCGCCCTCGAAGGCGTCAACCGTCTCGAGGTGTCCACGGTGTCGCGCACCATCAAACACGCCCGCACGACCACCGACGAAGACCGCCTCACCGGCATCGTCGTGAATCCGCGAAACCGTAGACCAGCCGGTCGCCGTACCATGGCCCCGTGA
- the pspA gene encoding phage shock protein PspA has translation MANPFVKAWKYLMALFNSKIDEHADPKVQIQQAIEEAQRTHQALTQQAAQVIGNQRQLEMRLNRQLADIEKLQVNVRQALTLADQATAAGDAAKATEYNNAAEAFAAQLVTAEQSVEDLKTLHDQALQAAGQAKKAVERNAMVLQQKIAERTKLLSQLEQAKMQEQVSASLRSMSELAAPGNTPSLDEVRDKIERRYANAIGSAELAQNSVQGRMLEVEQAGVQMAGHSRLEQIRASMRGDALPAGGTSAPGVPAPNPATGAGGPVPEQPRGQQ, from the coding sequence ATGGCCAATCCGTTCGTCAAGGCGTGGAAATACCTCATGGCGCTGTTCAACTCGAAGATTGACGAGCACGCCGACCCCAAAGTGCAGATTCAGCAGGCCATCGAGGAAGCCCAGCGCACGCATCAAGCGCTGACCCAGCAGGCAGCGCAGGTGATCGGCAACCAGCGTCAGCTCGAGATGCGGCTCAACCGGCAGCTGGCCGACATTGAGAAGCTGCAGGTCAACGTGCGACAGGCGCTGACTCTGGCCGACCAGGCCACCGCCGCCGGAGATGCCGCTAAGGCCACCGAGTACAACAACGCCGCCGAGGCGTTCGCGGCGCAGCTGGTGACCGCGGAGCAGAGCGTCGAGGACCTCAAAACCCTGCACGACCAGGCCCTGCAGGCCGCAGGCCAGGCCAAGAAGGCAGTCGAACGCAACGCGATGGTGCTGCAGCAGAAGATCGCCGAGCGCACCAAGCTGCTCAGCCAGCTCGAGCAGGCCAAGATGCAGGAGCAGGTCAGCGCCTCGCTGCGGTCGATGAGCGAACTCGCGGCACCGGGCAACACCCCCAGCCTCGACGAGGTCCGGGACAAGATCGAACGGCGGTATGCCAACGCGATCGGTTCGGCCGAACTCGCGCAGAACTCCGTGCAGGGGCGCATGCTCGAGGTGGAGCAGGCTGGCGTCCAGATGGCCGGGCATTCGCGCCTCGAACAGATCCGCGCCTCGATGCGCGGCGACGCCCTGCCGGCCGGCGGGACGAGCGCGCCGGGCGTGCCCGCCCCCAATCCCGCTACCGGTGCGGGCGGACCCGTTCCCGAACAGCCCCGCGGTCAGCAGTAG